From a single Streptomyces misionensis genomic region:
- a CDS encoding glycoside hydrolase family 15 protein, with protein MYDPDPPFRPVRARGGYLPLEDLGLIGDGTTAALVGLDGSIPWMCLPRFDSEPLFCGLLDHARGGHFTVAPEDLVEARQHYQPDTGVLVTELRSPTGVVRLTDALALRSGADLTEDMPAGRAELVRSAVVLSGHVRLGVRLEPRGGGQAHALFSGLEVRPHRQPGLRLHLRANRALSGLHSTHDLRQGDRLDLVLSWGRFHRHHRFDSDAVLKSTADAWHRWMRHCDYAGPQASLVRRAALTLKMCDDWASGSLVAAPTSSLPAPIGGIRNWDYRYAWIRDAAYAVFALRRIGFDGEADSFLGWVLDAFEHSRQPRIMYTIEGDAVPDEVEDGELEGYRGSAPVRWGNGAADQRQHDVYGEILDCADQWLLAGGEIQPALWAGLAGLADAAEGAWRHPDQGIWEVRSAGQAFTYSAGMCQVALDRAVRIGERHGLPGRIDQWRAAAEKVRRIILEESWDEEARTLSAHLTGGGVLDASLLALPTRKVVPADHPRMVATTAAVAERLSAGGGLLYRYLHDEAPDGLAGDEGAFMLCSFWLVDNLVGQGRTEEAEELYASLCARASPLGLLSEQIHPTTGEFMGNLPQAFSHIGIIASGVNLQRARVASRR; from the coding sequence ATGTACGATCCCGATCCGCCCTTCCGGCCCGTCCGCGCGCGCGGGGGCTACCTGCCGCTGGAGGACCTCGGCCTGATCGGGGACGGCACCACGGCGGCCCTGGTCGGTCTGGACGGCTCCATCCCGTGGATGTGCCTGCCCCGCTTCGACTCGGAGCCGCTCTTCTGCGGTCTGCTGGACCATGCGCGCGGCGGCCACTTCACCGTGGCGCCCGAGGACCTGGTGGAGGCCCGGCAGCACTACCAGCCCGACACCGGAGTGCTGGTCACCGAACTGCGCTCGCCCACCGGGGTGGTGCGGCTGACCGACGCGCTCGCGCTGCGGTCCGGCGCCGATCTCACCGAGGACATGCCCGCGGGGCGGGCGGAGCTGGTGCGCTCGGCGGTGGTGCTGTCCGGTCACGTCCGGCTCGGGGTGAGGCTGGAACCGCGTGGCGGCGGACAGGCGCACGCGCTGTTCAGCGGGCTGGAGGTGCGCCCCCACCGGCAGCCGGGTCTGCGGCTGCACCTGCGGGCCAACCGCGCCCTGAGCGGCCTGCACAGCACCCACGACCTCCGGCAGGGCGACCGCCTCGACCTCGTGCTGTCCTGGGGGCGCTTCCACCGCCACCACCGCTTCGACAGCGACGCCGTCCTCAAGAGCACCGCGGACGCCTGGCACCGCTGGATGCGGCACTGCGACTACGCCGGTCCGCAGGCGTCCCTGGTCAGGCGGGCGGCGCTGACGCTGAAGATGTGCGACGACTGGGCCAGCGGTTCGCTGGTGGCCGCGCCCACCTCCTCCCTGCCCGCCCCGATCGGCGGCATCCGCAACTGGGACTACCGCTACGCCTGGATCCGGGACGCGGCCTACGCCGTGTTCGCGCTGCGCCGCATCGGGTTCGACGGCGAGGCGGACTCCTTCCTCGGCTGGGTGCTCGACGCGTTCGAGCACAGCAGGCAGCCCCGCATCATGTACACCATCGAGGGCGACGCGGTGCCCGACGAGGTGGAGGACGGCGAACTGGAGGGCTACCGCGGCTCGGCGCCGGTGCGCTGGGGCAACGGCGCGGCCGACCAGCGCCAGCACGACGTCTACGGCGAGATCCTCGACTGCGCCGACCAGTGGCTGCTGGCGGGCGGGGAGATCCAGCCGGCGCTGTGGGCGGGCCTGGCCGGGCTCGCCGACGCCGCGGAGGGGGCCTGGCGCCATCCGGACCAGGGGATCTGGGAGGTGCGCAGCGCCGGGCAGGCGTTCACCTACTCGGCCGGGATGTGCCAGGTGGCGCTGGACCGGGCGGTGCGGATCGGTGAACGGCACGGTCTGCCGGGCCGGATCGACCAGTGGCGGGCGGCGGCCGAGAAGGTGCGCCGCATCATCCTGGAGGAGTCCTGGGACGAGGAGGCGCGCACCCTCAGCGCGCATCTGACCGGCGGGGGCGTGCTCGACGCGAGCCTGCTGGCGCTGCCGACACGCAAGGTCGTGCCGGCCGACCACCCGCGGATGGTGGCCACCACGGCGGCCGTCGCCGAACGCCTGTCGGCCGGCGGCGGGCTGCTCTACCGCTATCTGCACGACGAGGCCCCCGACGGCCTGGCCGGTGACGAGGGCGCCTTCATGCTGTGCAGCTTCTGGCTGGTCGACAACCTGGTCGGGCAGGGCCGTACCGAGGAGGCCGAGGAGCTGTACGCCTCCCTGTGCGCTCGGGCCAGCCCGCTCGGGCTGCTGTCGGAGCAGATCCATCCCACCACAGGAGAGTTCATGGGCAACCTCCCCCAGGCGTTCAGCCACATCGGCATCATCGCGAGCGGCGTGAACCTCCAGCGGGCGAGGGTGGCGAGCAGGCGATGA
- a CDS encoding MBL fold metallo-hydrolase, which produces MFFIDTIELEGLGNRSYLAGGREAAVAVDPPRDVDQVLAAAARRGVRITHVVETHIHNDYVTGGLELARLTGAAYLVPAGARVSFARVPVSDGDTVTVEGELELRAVATPGHTPHHTSYVLREQGRPVAAFTGGSLLIGTVGRPDLVEPRLTERLARAQHASAHRLATELPDETSVLPTHGFGSFCSSAQAEGDATTIGKEKSVNAALTTDVDSFVARLLAELDDVPAYYTHMGPANAAGPAPVDLTAPAVADAREIGDRLAAGEWVVDLRNRVAFAEGHVAGSFNFEADGKLATYLAWMIPWGKPVTLLADSPEQLASAQRELIRVGIDRPAAAATGAPQEWVAGGDALVSFPRSTFAGLAERGTDGVVVLDVRRDSERGSGYIAGSVHIPVHQLHQRLDEVPAGTVWVHCAGGMRAAIAASLLHAAGRDVVAVDDGFDSATEAGLTVVTG; this is translated from the coding sequence GTGTTCTTCATCGACACCATCGAGCTGGAGGGCCTCGGGAACCGCAGCTATCTGGCCGGCGGGCGGGAGGCGGCCGTGGCGGTGGACCCGCCGCGCGACGTCGACCAGGTACTCGCCGCGGCGGCGCGGCGCGGGGTCCGGATCACGCACGTGGTGGAGACCCACATCCACAACGACTACGTCACCGGCGGCCTGGAGCTGGCCCGGCTGACGGGCGCCGCCTACCTGGTGCCGGCCGGTGCACGGGTGTCGTTCGCCCGGGTGCCGGTGTCCGACGGCGACACCGTCACCGTCGAGGGCGAACTGGAGTTGCGCGCGGTCGCCACGCCCGGCCACACCCCGCACCACACCTCCTATGTCCTGCGCGAGCAGGGGCGCCCGGTGGCGGCGTTCACGGGCGGTTCCCTGCTGATCGGCACGGTGGGCCGGCCCGACCTGGTCGAGCCCCGGCTGACCGAGCGGCTGGCCCGGGCCCAGCACGCCTCCGCGCACCGGCTCGCCACGGAGCTGCCGGACGAGACGTCGGTGCTGCCGACGCACGGCTTCGGCAGCTTCTGCTCCTCCGCGCAGGCCGAGGGCGACGCCACCACCATCGGCAAGGAGAAGTCGGTCAACGCGGCGCTCACCACCGACGTGGACTCGTTCGTGGCCCGGCTGCTCGCCGAGCTGGACGACGTCCCCGCCTACTACACGCACATGGGTCCGGCCAACGCCGCGGGTCCGGCGCCGGTGGACCTCACCGCGCCGGCCGTCGCCGACGCCCGGGAGATCGGCGACCGGCTCGCGGCCGGCGAGTGGGTCGTGGACCTGCGCAACCGGGTGGCGTTCGCCGAGGGCCATGTCGCCGGATCCTTCAACTTCGAGGCCGACGGCAAGCTCGCCACGTATCTCGCCTGGATGATCCCGTGGGGCAAGCCGGTGACCCTGCTCGCCGACTCCCCCGAGCAACTGGCTTCCGCCCAGCGCGAGTTGATCCGGGTCGGCATCGACCGGCCCGCGGCCGCCGCGACCGGCGCGCCCCAGGAGTGGGTCGCCGGGGGCGACGCCCTCGTCTCCTTCCCGCGCTCCACCTTCGCGGGCCTGGCCGAACGCGGCACGGACGGCGTCGTCGTCCTGGACGTACGCCGCGACTCCGAGCGGGGCAGCGGGTACATAGCGGGCTCGGTGCACATCCCGGTCCACCAGCTGCACCAGCGGCTGGACGAGGTACCGGCGGGCACCGTGTGGGTGCACTGCGCCGGCGGGATGCGGGCCGCCATCGCCGCCTCCCTGCTGCACGCCGCCGGGCGGGACGTGGTGGCCGTGGACGACGGCTTCGACTCGGCCACCGAGGCGGGTCTGACCGTGGTGACCGGCTGA
- a CDS encoding NAD(P)/FAD-dependent oxidoreductase, with protein sequence MVASPLSSGETIAGRHRVVIIGGGSAGISVAARLRRAGVRDITLVEPSDSHWYQPLWTLVGGGQASLRSTRRAEAAVVPDGVRWIRRHALAVDPDARTVALSGGAELAYEYLVMAPGLQLDWDAVPGLAEAVGHDRVCSNYAPEYAPRTWDLIKNMRSGTAVFTHPATPLKCGGAPQKIAYLAADHWRRRKVLDRVRIILVIPDATLFKVPEWGRVLEQVADRYGIEVRLRSEMTAVHGDRREVVITDHASGREETVSYDLLHAVPPQSAPDWVKTGPLADPASPLGFVAADRHTLRHPRHPEVFALGDVANLPTSKTGAAVRKQAPVVAANLLDAMRGRRPEHRYDGYTSCPLVTARDRMLLAEFDYDLKPSPTFPLIDTFKERRDMWVFKRYALPQIYWRGMLTGRL encoded by the coding sequence ATGGTCGCCAGTCCCCTCTCCAGTGGCGAGACGATCGCCGGCCGGCACCGCGTCGTCATCATCGGCGGCGGCAGCGCCGGCATCAGCGTCGCCGCCCGGCTGCGCCGCGCCGGCGTCCGGGACATCACGCTCGTCGAACCCTCCGACAGCCACTGGTACCAGCCCTTGTGGACCCTGGTCGGCGGCGGCCAGGCGTCCCTGCGCAGCACCCGCCGCGCCGAGGCCGCGGTCGTACCGGACGGCGTGCGGTGGATACGCCGGCACGCCCTCGCCGTCGACCCCGACGCGCGCACGGTCGCCCTCTCCGGAGGTGCGGAACTCGCCTACGAGTACCTGGTCATGGCCCCCGGGCTGCAACTGGACTGGGACGCCGTGCCCGGTCTCGCCGAGGCGGTGGGTCACGACCGGGTGTGCAGCAACTACGCGCCCGAGTACGCCCCGCGCACCTGGGACCTGATCAAAAATATGCGCTCCGGCACGGCCGTCTTCACCCACCCGGCCACCCCGTTGAAGTGCGGCGGGGCACCACAGAAGATCGCCTACCTGGCGGCCGACCACTGGCGCAGGCGCAAGGTCCTGGACCGCGTCCGGATCATCCTCGTGATACCGGACGCCACACTGTTCAAGGTGCCCGAGTGGGGCCGCGTCCTGGAGCAGGTGGCCGACCGGTACGGCATCGAGGTGCGGCTGCGGTCCGAGATGACCGCCGTGCACGGCGACCGGCGCGAGGTCGTCATCACCGACCACGCGAGCGGCCGCGAGGAGACCGTCTCCTACGACCTGCTGCACGCCGTGCCGCCGCAGAGCGCGCCCGACTGGGTCAAGACCGGCCCGCTCGCCGATCCCGCGAGCCCCCTGGGGTTCGTCGCCGCGGACCGGCACACCCTGCGACACCCGCGCCACCCCGAGGTGTTCGCGCTCGGCGACGTGGCCAACCTGCCGACCTCGAAGACCGGCGCGGCCGTGCGCAAGCAGGCCCCGGTGGTGGCCGCCAACCTGCTCGACGCCATGCGCGGCAGGCGGCCGGAGCACCGGTACGACGGCTACACCTCCTGCCCGCTGGTGACCGCCCGCGACCGGATGCTCCTCGCCGAGTTCGACTACGACCTCAAACCCTCCCCCACCTTCCCGCTGATCGACACCTTCAAGGAGCGGCGCGACATGTGGGTCTTCAAGCGGTACGCGCTCCCGCAGATCTACTGGCGCGGGATGCTGACCGGCCGCCTGTGA
- a CDS encoding gluconokinase, which translates to MRREPGRRPPCVVVIGVAGVGKTTVARLLSGRLEVPFAEADDFHSPRSIAKMSAGVPLTDADRQSWLESIGDWLRERDEAATGGVVPCSALRRRYRDTLRSACPDAFFVHLTADHEVVGRRLGGRAGHFMPRTLLESQEETLEPLEPDERGITVDAGPAPEAVVEAVLARMAGADG; encoded by the coding sequence ATGCGTCGTGAACCGGGACGACGGCCGCCGTGCGTCGTCGTGATCGGGGTGGCCGGGGTGGGCAAGACCACGGTGGCCCGGCTGCTTTCCGGGCGGCTGGAGGTGCCGTTCGCCGAGGCGGACGACTTCCACTCGCCGCGCAGCATCGCCAAGATGTCGGCCGGTGTGCCGCTCACGGACGCCGACCGGCAATCCTGGCTGGAGTCGATCGGCGACTGGCTGCGCGAGCGCGACGAGGCGGCGACGGGTGGTGTGGTGCCCTGCTCCGCGCTGCGCCGCCGCTACCGCGACACGCTGCGATCGGCCTGCCCGGACGCCTTCTTCGTCCATCTGACGGCCGACCACGAGGTGGTGGGGCGGCGGCTGGGCGGACGCGCCGGCCATTTCATGCCGCGCACGCTGCTGGAGTCGCAGGAGGAGACGCTGGAACCGCTGGAGCCGGACGAGCGGGGAATCACGGTGGACGCGGGCCCGGCTCCCGAGGCCGTCGTCGAGGCGGTGCTGGCACGCATGGCCGGCGCCGACGGCTGA
- a CDS encoding Lrp/AsnC family transcriptional regulator, protein MTDSDMISELDLALVHALQIRPRAAWSDLAPLLGATAVTLARRWERLTRRGLAWLSAVPGRTFARTRCTAFVLLRCAPAARERLAARVAELTEAVTVELTAPGTADLLLDVLTPDPVALHRFLTEELAALPDVTGVECLHATSLYADGTRWRLGSLDAAQLTALDRAGAGDPGAGAAPPLDGLDRALLRALAEDGRLPLAELAQHTGTSAATVRRRLHRLTAADIVAFRCDMAPALTGLPVAVTFRGRAPVRDVNALHRTLATLPECRLVAAVTGPANILATYWLRDIGAVQHRETTLGARLPSLEITDRILAHRTVKRMGHLLAPDGHRIATRPIEPW, encoded by the coding sequence GTGACGGATTCGGACATGATCAGCGAGCTGGACCTCGCTCTCGTGCACGCGTTGCAGATCCGTCCGCGTGCCGCCTGGTCCGATCTGGCGCCGCTGCTCGGGGCCACGGCGGTGACGCTGGCCCGTCGTTGGGAGCGGCTGACCCGGCGGGGGCTGGCGTGGCTGTCCGCGGTGCCCGGCCGGACCTTCGCGCGGACCCGCTGCACCGCGTTCGTGCTGCTGCGCTGTGCGCCGGCCGCCCGGGAACGGCTCGCGGCTCGGGTGGCGGAGCTGACCGAGGCGGTCACCGTGGAACTCACCGCTCCCGGCACCGCGGACCTGCTGCTCGACGTCCTGACGCCGGACCCGGTCGCCCTGCACCGCTTCCTCACCGAGGAGCTTGCCGCGCTGCCCGACGTGACCGGCGTCGAATGCCTGCACGCGACATCGCTGTACGCCGACGGGACGCGCTGGCGGCTGGGCTCGCTGGACGCCGCTCAGCTCACCGCGCTGGACCGGGCCGGTGCCGGGGACCCGGGCGCCGGGGCCGCGCCGCCGCTGGACGGACTCGACCGCGCACTGCTGCGCGCGCTCGCCGAGGACGGCCGGCTGCCGCTGGCGGAGCTGGCCCAGCACACCGGTACCAGCGCCGCCACCGTCCGGCGACGGCTGCACCGGCTCACCGCGGCCGACATCGTCGCCTTCCGCTGCGACATGGCCCCGGCGCTGACCGGTCTGCCGGTGGCGGTGACCTTCCGCGGCCGGGCCCCGGTCCGCGATGTCAACGCGCTCCACCGCACGCTCGCCACCCTGCCCGAGTGCCGGCTCGTGGCCGCCGTCACCGGCCCCGCCAACATCCTCGCCACCTACTGGCTGCGCGACATCGGCGCCGTCCAGCACCGCGAGACCACGCTCGGCGCGCGCCTGCCGTCCCTGGAGATCACCGACCGCATCCTCGCCCACCGCACCGTCAAACGCATGGGCCACCTCCTCGCCCCCGACGGCCACCGGATCGCGACCCGCCCGATCGAACCGTGGTGA
- a CDS encoding glucose-6-phosphate dehydrogenase has protein sequence MIGRLVILGGTGDLSGRFLMPALAALHAAGHLADGFRVTGASREEWSTERFREWIAEWLDRQGGAVPADARRAVVESAHYQRADVTDPEDVRAVVAGDGPVALYLALPPALFPRVVTALHSAGLPPGSRIVLEKPFGEDLDSARELNRLLAELVPEQAVFRVDHFLAMTTVQNVLGSRLANRVLEPLWNSTHIAEVEIVWDESLALEGRAGYYDRVGALKDMVQNHLLQVLCLVAMEPPVTLGERDLRDRKVDVLRSVRLLTEYDVVHRTRRARYAAGRIDGREVPSYADEEGVDPRRGTETFAEVELELDSWRWAGTTFRLRSGKGLRDDRKEVAVRFRPVPHLPFGHSGEVVPNVLRFGLEPEGLTLDLMGTGSRAGHLTELELSARLEPGELPAYGRLLLDVLRGDPALSIRGDEAEEAWRVLTPVLSAWERGLVPLEEYPAGSDGPAPRHAYGPGPVTRDALLHEETVLHTSGETGGRP, from the coding sequence ATGATCGGCCGACTCGTCATCCTCGGCGGCACGGGAGACCTCAGCGGTCGCTTCCTGATGCCGGCCCTCGCCGCCCTGCACGCCGCGGGACACCTCGCGGACGGATTCCGGGTGACCGGCGCGAGCCGCGAGGAGTGGAGCACGGAGCGGTTCCGGGAGTGGATCGCCGAGTGGCTCGACCGGCAGGGCGGAGCCGTGCCGGCCGACGCGCGGCGGGCCGTCGTCGAGTCGGCCCACTACCAGCGGGCCGATGTCACCGACCCGGAGGACGTGCGGGCCGTCGTCGCCGGTGACGGGCCCGTGGCCCTGTACCTCGCGCTGCCGCCCGCGCTCTTCCCCCGCGTGGTCACCGCGCTGCACTCGGCGGGCCTGCCGCCGGGGAGCAGGATCGTCCTGGAGAAACCCTTCGGTGAGGACCTCGACAGCGCACGGGAGTTGAATCGATTGCTGGCCGAACTGGTCCCGGAGCAGGCGGTGTTCCGGGTGGACCACTTCCTGGCCATGACGACCGTGCAGAACGTGCTCGGCAGCAGGCTCGCCAACCGGGTGCTGGAACCCCTGTGGAACAGCACCCACATCGCCGAGGTGGAGATCGTCTGGGACGAGAGCCTCGCACTGGAGGGCCGGGCCGGCTACTACGACCGGGTGGGGGCCCTGAAGGACATGGTGCAGAACCACCTGCTCCAGGTGCTCTGCCTGGTCGCCATGGAGCCGCCGGTCACGCTCGGCGAACGGGATCTGCGCGACCGCAAGGTGGACGTGCTGCGCTCGGTGCGGCTGCTGACCGAGTACGACGTGGTGCACCGCACCCGCCGCGCCCGCTACGCGGCGGGGCGGATCGACGGCCGCGAGGTGCCCTCGTACGCGGACGAGGAGGGTGTGGACCCGCGGCGCGGCACCGAGACGTTCGCCGAGGTGGAGCTGGAGCTGGACAGCTGGCGCTGGGCGGGCACGACGTTCCGGCTGCGCAGCGGCAAGGGACTGCGCGACGACCGCAAGGAGGTGGCGGTGCGGTTCCGGCCGGTGCCCCATCTGCCGTTCGGGCACAGCGGGGAGGTGGTGCCCAATGTGCTGCGCTTCGGTCTGGAGCCGGAGGGTCTGACGCTGGACCTGATGGGCACGGGGTCCCGGGCCGGGCACCTCACCGAGCTGGAGCTGTCCGCGCGGCTGGAACCGGGCGAACTTCCGGCCTACGGGAGGCTGTTGCTGGACGTCCTGCGGGGCGATCCGGCGCTGTCCATCCGCGGCGACGAGGCGGAGGAGGCCTGGCGGGTGCTCACACCGGTCCTCTCGGCCTGGGAGCGCGGGCTCGTACCGCTGGAGGAGTACCCGGCGGGTTCGGACGGGCCCGCGCCCCGGCACGCCTACGGTCCCGGGCCGGTGACCAGGGACGCCCTGCTGCACGAGGAGACGGTGCTGCACACGTCGGGCGAAACCGGCGGCAGGCCGTGA
- a CDS encoding lactonase family protein, producing the protein MAGGDAERVFIGSFTSAGGPGIVVAHRDPGSGALTATGVVRSVANPSYLAVRGTVLYAVSETVAGAVAAYTIDAPVPRPLGEPVRVHGDEPTHLSLTRDHLLTANYGSGSVSVLPLTAEGMPLPPSSVLRHVGSGPDPNRQTSAHAHQVVPDPTGRWVLCVDLGTDSVRVCVLDEHTGELRAHGATGLPPGTGPRHLAFHPSGEHAYILGELRPTVTVCRWDATVGALRPVGETPLFPDGPDVPVQPSAPVVSPDGRYLWAAVRGTDTVAVLALDASGDRAELVTAVPCGGRWPRDLVLDPPGRRLYAANERSGEVTWFDLDTTTGVPRPAGSLPVPAASSVAFG; encoded by the coding sequence ATGGCCGGCGGCGACGCGGAGCGCGTCTTCATCGGATCGTTCACGTCGGCCGGCGGGCCGGGCATCGTCGTCGCCCACCGGGACCCGGGCAGCGGGGCGCTGACCGCGACGGGCGTCGTCCGGTCCGTAGCGAACCCGTCGTACCTCGCCGTGCGGGGCACCGTCCTCTACGCGGTCTCCGAGACCGTGGCGGGCGCGGTGGCCGCGTACACCATCGACGCACCGGTGCCCCGGCCGCTCGGCGAGCCCGTGCGGGTGCACGGCGACGAACCGACCCATCTGTCGCTGACACGCGACCACCTGCTGACGGCCAACTACGGCTCGGGCAGCGTCAGCGTGCTGCCGCTGACCGCCGAGGGGATGCCGCTGCCCCCCAGCAGCGTGCTGCGCCACGTCGGCTCCGGCCCGGACCCGAACCGCCAGACGTCCGCGCACGCCCACCAGGTCGTGCCCGACCCGACGGGCCGCTGGGTGCTCTGCGTCGACCTCGGTACCGACTCGGTCCGGGTGTGCGTACTGGACGAGCACACGGGCGAACTGCGCGCGCACGGCGCGACCGGGCTGCCGCCGGGCACCGGGCCCCGGCACCTCGCGTTTCACCCGTCAGGCGAACACGCCTACATCCTCGGCGAGTTGAGGCCGACGGTGACCGTCTGCCGGTGGGACGCCACCGTCGGGGCACTCCGGCCGGTGGGGGAGACCCCGCTGTTCCCGGACGGCCCGGACGTCCCCGTGCAGCCCTCGGCCCCGGTGGTGTCCCCGGACGGCCGGTACCTGTGGGCGGCGGTGCGCGGCACGGACACCGTGGCCGTCCTCGCGCTCGACGCCTCCGGCGACCGGGCGGAGTTGGTGACGGCCGTACCGTGCGGCGGCCGCTGGCCGCGCGACCTCGTGCTCGACCCGCCCGGCCGCAGGCTGTACGCCGCCAACGAGCGCTCGGGCGAGGTGACGTGGTTCGACCTCGACACCACGACGGGCGTGCCCCGGCCCGCCGGATCGCTGCCCGTGCCCGCCGCCAGCAGTGTCGCCTTCGGATGA
- a CDS encoding universal stress protein — MADGQSQRERIVVGVDGSEGSKQALNWAVRQAALTGGWVEAVIAWDVPQFHGALGWLPPSSSDEAVMEGRARDDVTRAVEEAVAAHPTVQVSTVVRYGTPAGVLLEAARDAALLVVGSRGLGGFKGLLLGSVAQHCVQHAPCPVLVLRGQED, encoded by the coding sequence ATGGCCGACGGACAGAGCCAGAGAGAACGCATCGTGGTCGGGGTGGACGGCTCGGAGGGGTCGAAGCAGGCCCTGAACTGGGCGGTGCGCCAGGCGGCACTCACCGGCGGCTGGGTGGAGGCGGTGATCGCCTGGGACGTCCCGCAGTTCCACGGCGCGCTCGGCTGGCTGCCGCCGTCCAGCTCCGACGAGGCCGTCATGGAGGGCCGGGCCCGCGACGACGTCACGCGCGCGGTGGAGGAGGCCGTGGCGGCGCACCCCACGGTGCAGGTCAGCACGGTGGTGCGGTACGGCACCCCCGCCGGTGTCCTGCTCGAAGCCGCCCGCGACGCCGCGCTGCTGGTCGTCGGCAGCCGCGGCCTCGGCGGCTTCAAGGGGCTGCTCCTCGGCTCGGTCGCCCAGCACTGCGTCCAGCACGCACCCTGCCCGGTGCTCGTCCTCAGGGGTCAGGAGGACTGA
- a CDS encoding NAD(P)-dependent alcohol dehydrogenase — MKEIGSVGFMDKPVPEPGPLDAVVRTTNALICTSDSHTVQGGIGPRENLTLGHEAVGVVHAVGGEVKDFRPGDRVLVGAITPDWGDLASQNGYPSQSGGPLGGFKFANLKDGVFAEYFHVGWADANLAKIPEDISDEQAVYCADMLSTGFMGAEHGDIPIGGTVAVLAQGPVGLMATVGARLRGAGLVIGVESVPGRQELARFYGADVIVDFTQEDVVERILELTDGQGVDTAIEALGADVTFQTAVKVTKPGGTISVIGYFGQGEFVHIPRLAWGVGMADKTIATGLCPGGRLRMERLLRVLKNGRVDPTRLTTHRFSFDEMERAFEVSDKKLEDTVKVLVTFEG; from the coding sequence ATGAAGGAGATCGGGAGCGTCGGCTTCATGGACAAGCCGGTTCCCGAACCGGGTCCGCTGGACGCCGTCGTGCGGACGACCAACGCGCTGATCTGCACCTCCGATTCGCACACCGTGCAGGGCGGCATCGGCCCCCGGGAGAACCTGACGCTGGGCCACGAGGCGGTCGGCGTCGTGCACGCCGTGGGCGGCGAGGTGAAGGACTTCCGGCCCGGCGACCGGGTGCTGGTCGGGGCCATCACGCCGGACTGGGGCGACCTCGCCTCGCAGAACGGCTACCCCTCGCAGTCGGGCGGGCCGCTGGGCGGCTTCAAGTTCGCCAACCTCAAGGACGGGGTGTTCGCGGAGTACTTCCATGTCGGCTGGGCGGACGCCAATCTGGCGAAGATCCCCGAGGACATCTCCGACGAGCAGGCGGTCTACTGCGCCGACATGCTGTCCACCGGCTTCATGGGCGCCGAGCACGGTGACATCCCGATCGGCGGCACCGTGGCCGTACTCGCGCAGGGGCCGGTCGGGCTGATGGCCACGGTGGGGGCAAGGCTGCGGGGCGCGGGGCTGGTCATCGGGGTGGAGTCGGTGCCCGGCCGGCAGGAACTCGCCCGGTTCTACGGTGCGGACGTGATCGTGGACTTCACCCAGGAGGACGTGGTCGAGCGGATCCTCGAACTGACCGACGGCCAGGGCGTGGACACCGCCATCGAGGCGCTCGGCGCGGACGTGACGTTCCAGACCGCGGTCAAGGTGACCAAGCCGGGCGGCACCATCTCCGTCATCGGGTACTTCGGACAGGGCGAGTTCGTGCACATCCCGCGCCTCGCATGGGGTGTCGGCATGGCCGACAAGACCATCGCGACCGGGCTGTGCCCGGGCGGGCGGCTGCGGATGGAGCGGCTGCTGCGGGTGCTGAAGAACGGGCGCGTCGACCCGACCCGGCTGACGACCCACCGGTTCTCCTTCGACGAGATGGAGCGGGCGTTCGAGGTGTCGGACAAGAAGCTGGAGGACACCGTGAAGGTCCTGGTGACCTTCGAGGGGTGA
- a CDS encoding glutaredoxin domain-containing protein — MVLCGAVAATGLSLAGRGGQAVVFALAFLAVAAANSPVIFPRSVSASEALSRSASDGRAVVYWRPGCVYCLRLRLRLGLRARRLHWVDIWRDPDGAAVVRAANGGDETVPTVVVGGLPYVNPDPAWVRGLAAAGSQSS, encoded by the coding sequence CTGGTGCTCTGCGGAGCCGTCGCCGCGACCGGTCTGTCGCTGGCGGGCCGCGGGGGCCAGGCCGTGGTGTTCGCCCTGGCGTTCCTCGCCGTCGCGGCCGCCAACTCCCCTGTGATCTTCCCGCGTTCGGTCAGTGCGTCCGAGGCTCTGAGCCGGAGCGCCTCGGACGGGCGTGCGGTCGTCTACTGGCGGCCGGGCTGCGTTTACTGCCTGCGGCTGCGACTGCGGCTCGGCCTCCGTGCCCGCCGGCTGCACTGGGTCGACATCTGGCGGGACCCGGACGGCGCGGCGGTGGTCAGGGCGGCCAACGGCGGTGACGAGACCGTACCGACGGTGGTCGTCGGGGGCCTGCCGTACGTCAACCCCGATCCCGCCTGGGTGCGCGGGCTGGCGGCGGCCGGGTCTCAGTCCTCCTGA